In Plutella xylostella chromosome 4, ilPluXylo3.1, whole genome shotgun sequence, a genomic segment contains:
- the LOC125488536 gene encoding tubulin glycylase 3A-like isoform X2, whose amino-acid sequence MMGHQSNKHSNKDEKKKSKKKSNATKHAKSTNKLYDPYNQLRIGNPKDKLNTRSTSSPLHRKKVLSVKETAYISSCFHHHRKYKFLKDTVMRAVNDNKIFSIHGSGNGVASVRKALKERGWIEKIQANKMNLMKVKSCTDTNKANEEMERIFMSNLIGKTTPNFIWYTHEVNNNNRTPKDNRIIKNKLEVDGLWVTKHGLCSSMKIDYWFYIEGQAEVNSPRTYNSDAGGFEDFVSDYKITACTSLLKWVLSMVANNREIFTEAGKISIDIFLFALNRCKEYLQKKQNEDIDKPVPNIKAAQWAAYLRQYYCLIAEEDVFEIDKNNVLPIYFEYSKLFLKEIHKYRPQLSCEGCLDIWIVKPGCCSRGRGIRLASKLEVISNLLSNTNTKYVIQKYIEEPLLVHNTKFDIRQYYLVTCTFPLVIWMYTDCYLKFSSQNYNLRNYHESIHLTNNAVQKKYINCLDRHKDLPENNMWSLEEYKKYLNTIDRNTVWDEVIYPGMKKCIIGVMLNGQNRIMGNKNRFELYGCDYVLDNDYKPWLIEINSNPDLNNTTEVTAQICPEVISDIIKGLL is encoded by the exons ATGATGGGTCATCAATCCAACAAACATTCCAACAAagatgaaaagaaaaaaagtaagaag AAAAGCAATGCTACAAAACATGCTAAATCTACAAATAAATTGTATGACCCGTATAATCAATTGAGAATTGGGAATCCTAAAGACAAATTAAACACAAGGTCCACAAGCTCACCCTTACACAGAAAAAAAGTACTGTCAGTTAAGGAAACAGCTTACATATCTTCCTGTTTCCATCATCACCGAAAATACAAGTTTCTTAAAGACACTGTTATGAGAGCTGTTAATGATAACAAAATCTTTTCCATCCATGGTAGCGGCAATGGTGTTGCTTCTGTACGAAAAGCATTAAAAGAGCGAGGTTGGATTGAAAAAATACAAGCTAACAAAATGAATTTAATGAAAGTTAAATCTTGTACAGATACAAACAAGGCTAACGAAGAAATGGAAAGAATATTCATGTCCAACTTGATCGGCAAAACCACACCAAACTTTATTTGGTACACACatgaagtaaataataataacaggaCACCGAAAGATAATagaattattaaaaacaaattggAAGTTGATGGGTTATGGGTAACAAAACACGGTTTATGTTCTTCAATGAAAATTGACTATTGGTTTTATATTGAAGGACAAGCAGAAGTCAACAGTCCTAGAACTTACAACAGCGATGCCGGAGGGTTCGAAGATTTTGTTTCTGACTACAAAATCACTGCTTGCACCAGCCTTTTGAAATGGGTCTTATCGATGGTGGCAAATAACAGAGAAATTTTTACTGAAGCAGGAAAGATTtctattgatatttttttgtttgcctTGAATAGATGTAaagaatatttacaaaaaaaacaaaacgaggATATTGACAAGCCGGTACCTAATATTAAAGCAGCACAATGGGCTGCGTATTTACGACAATACTATTGCTTAATTGCAGAAGAAGATGTATTTGAAATAGATAAAAACAACGTTTTACCcatatattttgaatattcaAAGCTTTTTTTGAAAGAGATTCATAAGTACCGACCACAGTTGAGCTGTGAGGGTTGCCTTGATATTTGGATAGTAAAACCGGGCTGCTGTTCCCGAGGAAGAGGAATAAGGTTGGCTTCGAAACTAGAAGTTATTTCCAACTTACTTTCAAACACCAATACCAAATATGTAATCCAGAAGTATATTG aAGAACCTTTGCTGGTCCATAATACTAAGTTTGATATCAGGCAATATTATTTAGTGACCTGTACATTTCCCCTGGTAATATGGATGTATACGGACTGTTATCTCAAGTTTagctctcaaaattataacctGCGGAACTATCACGAATCAATTCATTTAACCAATAATGCAGTTCAaaagaaatatataaattGCCTAGACAGACATAAAGATTTACCAGAGAACAACATGTGGAGTTTGGaagaatataaaaagtatttgaaTACTATAGACAGAAACACAGTATGGGATGAAGTTATATATCCAGGAATGAAGAAGTGTATAATCGGTGTGATGTTGAATGGTCAAAATAGAATAATGGGCAACAAGAATCGATTCGAGTTATATGGATGTGATTATGTCCTCGACAATGATTACAAGCCTTGGTTGATTGAGATCAACTCAAACCCAGACCTTAACAACACTACTGAAGTGACTGCACAGATTTGCCCAGAAGTTATATCCGATATCATTAAAGGT ttATTATAG
- the LOC125488536 gene encoding tubulin glycylase 3A-like isoform X1, with translation MMGHQSNKHSNKDEKKKSKKKSNATKHAKSTNKLYDPYNQLRIGNPKDKLNTRSTSSPLHRKKVLSVKETAYISSCFHHHRKYKFLKDTVMRAVNDNKIFSIHGSGNGVASVRKALKERGWIEKIQANKMNLMKVKSCTDTNKANEEMERIFMSNLIGKTTPNFIWYTHEVNNNNRTPKDNRIIKNKLEVDGLWVTKHGLCSSMKIDYWFYIEGQAEVNSPRTYNSDAGGFEDFVSDYKITACTSLLKWVLSMVANNREIFTEAGKISIDIFLFALNRCKEYLQKKQNEDIDKPVPNIKAAQWAAYLRQYYCLIAEEDVFEIDKNNVLPIYFEYSKLFLKEIHKYRPQLSCEGCLDIWIVKPGCCSRGRGIRLASKLEVISNLLSNTNTKYVIQKYIEEPLLVHNTKFDIRQYYLVTCTFPLVIWMYTDCYLKFSSQNYNLRNYHESIHLTNNAVQKKYINCLDRHKDLPENNMWSLEEYKKYLNTIDRNTVWDEVIYPGMKKCIIGVMLNGQNRIMGNKNRFELYGCDYVLDNDYKPWLIEINSNPDLNNTTEVTAQICPEVISDIIKVIIDYPKNKKASTGKFHRIFDQPCTPPHYGIASDLMVRGVALPVEYFNTKPVEAEMNS, from the exons ATGATGGGTCATCAATCCAACAAACATTCCAACAAagatgaaaagaaaaaaagtaagaag AAAAGCAATGCTACAAAACATGCTAAATCTACAAATAAATTGTATGACCCGTATAATCAATTGAGAATTGGGAATCCTAAAGACAAATTAAACACAAGGTCCACAAGCTCACCCTTACACAGAAAAAAAGTACTGTCAGTTAAGGAAACAGCTTACATATCTTCCTGTTTCCATCATCACCGAAAATACAAGTTTCTTAAAGACACTGTTATGAGAGCTGTTAATGATAACAAAATCTTTTCCATCCATGGTAGCGGCAATGGTGTTGCTTCTGTACGAAAAGCATTAAAAGAGCGAGGTTGGATTGAAAAAATACAAGCTAACAAAATGAATTTAATGAAAGTTAAATCTTGTACAGATACAAACAAGGCTAACGAAGAAATGGAAAGAATATTCATGTCCAACTTGATCGGCAAAACCACACCAAACTTTATTTGGTACACACatgaagtaaataataataacaggaCACCGAAAGATAATagaattattaaaaacaaattggAAGTTGATGGGTTATGGGTAACAAAACACGGTTTATGTTCTTCAATGAAAATTGACTATTGGTTTTATATTGAAGGACAAGCAGAAGTCAACAGTCCTAGAACTTACAACAGCGATGCCGGAGGGTTCGAAGATTTTGTTTCTGACTACAAAATCACTGCTTGCACCAGCCTTTTGAAATGGGTCTTATCGATGGTGGCAAATAACAGAGAAATTTTTACTGAAGCAGGAAAGATTtctattgatatttttttgtttgcctTGAATAGATGTAaagaatatttacaaaaaaaacaaaacgaggATATTGACAAGCCGGTACCTAATATTAAAGCAGCACAATGGGCTGCGTATTTACGACAATACTATTGCTTAATTGCAGAAGAAGATGTATTTGAAATAGATAAAAACAACGTTTTACCcatatattttgaatattcaAAGCTTTTTTTGAAAGAGATTCATAAGTACCGACCACAGTTGAGCTGTGAGGGTTGCCTTGATATTTGGATAGTAAAACCGGGCTGCTGTTCCCGAGGAAGAGGAATAAGGTTGGCTTCGAAACTAGAAGTTATTTCCAACTTACTTTCAAACACCAATACCAAATATGTAATCCAGAAGTATATTG aAGAACCTTTGCTGGTCCATAATACTAAGTTTGATATCAGGCAATATTATTTAGTGACCTGTACATTTCCCCTGGTAATATGGATGTATACGGACTGTTATCTCAAGTTTagctctcaaaattataacctGCGGAACTATCACGAATCAATTCATTTAACCAATAATGCAGTTCAaaagaaatatataaattGCCTAGACAGACATAAAGATTTACCAGAGAACAACATGTGGAGTTTGGaagaatataaaaagtatttgaaTACTATAGACAGAAACACAGTATGGGATGAAGTTATATATCCAGGAATGAAGAAGTGTATAATCGGTGTGATGTTGAATGGTCAAAATAGAATAATGGGCAACAAGAATCGATTCGAGTTATATGGATGTGATTATGTCCTCGACAATGATTACAAGCCTTGGTTGATTGAGATCAACTCAAACCCAGACCTTAACAACACTACTGAAGTGACTGCACAGATTTGCCCAGAAGTTATATCCGATATCATTAAAG ttATTATAGACTatccaaaaaacaaaaaggcttcgACAGGAAAATTTCATCGCATATTCGATCAACCATGTACACCTCCACACTATGGCATTGCTTCAGATTTGATGGTTCGAGGTGTGGCATTGCCAGTAGAGTATTTTAACACGAAACCAGTGGAAGCTGAAATGAATTCATAA
- the LOC105397898 gene encoding mannose-P-dolichol utilization defect 1 protein homolog, translating into MADLIKGILLSVITEQCYDEYFNKQNFADPLCFKATLSKGLGLGIIAGSILVKVPQILKILGSKSGEGINIFGIILELFAITANFAYSYVMGFPFSAWGEGVFLAIQTSIIAALVIHYGGASTKAFMFLATYVGAISALLSGYTPVHVLWSMQAMTVPIVFIAKSIQFITNYRNGSTGQLSAITCLLLFGGSIARIFTSIQETGDLILIVTYLVSTAANGAIVLQLFWYWNVDKTTTKNKNKKRKKQA; encoded by the exons ATGGCAGACTTAATAAAAGGGATTCTGTTATCAGTGATAACTGAACAGTGCTATgatgaatattttaataaacaaaactttGCTGACC CACTATGTTTCAAGGCAACCCTCAGCAAAGGGCTAGGCCTCGGAATCATCGCTGGCTCCATCCTAGTCAAAGTTCCTCAAATACTAAAAATTTTGGGCAGCAAGAGTGGTGAAGGAATCAATATATTTGGTATCATTTTAGAACTGTTTGCCATTACTGCCAATTTTGCGTACAGTTATGTTATGGGATTTCCATTTAG tgCTTGGGGAGAAGGTGTTTTCCTGGCAATCCAAACGTCCATCATAGCTGCTTTAGTTATACATTATGGTGGAGCGTCCACTAAAGCCTTCATGTTCCTAGCAACATATGTGGGTGCTATATCAGCACTGCTGAGTGGCTACACTCCGGTCCATGTATTGTGGAGCATGCAAGCAATGACTGTACCAATTGTGTTTATAGCTAAG TCCATCCAATTTATAACAAACTACAGAAACGGAAGCACAGGACAACTCTCAGCCATAACATGCTTGCTGCTGTTTGGAGGAAGTATTGCCAGAATATTCACATCTATACAGGAGACTGGTGACCTGATTCTGATAGTGACTTACCTTGTCTCAACGGCTGCCAATGGTGCTATTGTCTTGCAACTGTTCTGGTACTGGAATGTTGATAAGACTACAACTAAAAACAAGAACAAGAAAAGGAAGAAGCAagcttaa
- the LOC105397899 gene encoding UPF0430 protein CG31712 produces the protein MGRSRSKSKSPRRHHKSSKHSRKKSRSKDRSTSRSRSSKHAEKIRERSSKSRKRSHSVTSSTSSDVSYDGGRSHRKKSKVRNKMDEVDRLAEMERQRRTREAEQKVVEEEAAKRIELLVKKKVEEELEKRKDEIEQEVAKRVEEAKRKMEKQMMEELEREREQQRREELARQEEEARKRKELEEIMAENNKKIEEAQRKLAEERLAMIEEQRKMDEERQKLKKEQEKRVKEEQKKILGKNNSRPKLSFSLKPLS, from the exons ATGGGAAGATCTCGGTCAAAAAGCAAATCTCCACGGCGGCATCACAAGAGCAGTAAACACTCAAGAAAAAAGAGTAGATCAAAAGATCGTTCAACATCTCGCAGTAGAAGCTCAAAACATGCCGAAAAAATAAGAGAACGTAGCTCTAAGTCCAG AAAAAGGTCACATTCAGTAACTTCATCCACAAGCAGCGATGTATCATATGATGGAGGTAGAAGTCACAGGAAGAAGTCTAAAGTACGCAACAAAATGGATGAGGTTGATCGACTTGCAGAAATGGAAAGACAAAGGCGAACTAGAGAAGCTGAACAAAAA GTTGTAGAAGAAGAAGCAGCAAAGAGAATAGAATTGCTCGTCAAGAAGAAAGTGGAGGAAGAATTAGAAAAGCGCAAGGATGAGATAGAGCAGGAGGTTGCCAAGAGGGTGGAGGAGGCCAAGCGCAAGATGGAGAAGCAGATGATGGAGGAGCTGGAGCGCGAGCGCGAGCAGCAGCGCCGCGAGGAGCTGGCCCGCCAG GAGGAGGAAGCTCGTAAAAGGAAAGAGCTGGAGGAAATCATGgctgaaaacaataaaaaaattgaagaagctcagcgcaaactg GCTGAGGAGCGGCTCGCGATGATCGAAGAACAAAGAAAAATGGACGAAGAGCGACAAAAGCTCAAAAAAGAACAAGAGAAACGGGTCAAAGAGgaacaaaagaaaatattggGGAAAAATAATTCACGACCGAAACTGTCGTTCTCTCTAAAACCACTTTCATGA